A window of the Paralichthys olivaceus isolate ysfri-2021 chromosome 5, ASM2471397v2, whole genome shotgun sequence genome harbors these coding sequences:
- the LOC138407797 gene encoding immunoglobulin lambda-1 light chain-like, which yields MLGTLCTLITALTCVSGVTVVTQKPPVVTVRKGERVTMDCNLGTVTDSAGRWYKQIPGGVPQYVLRFYHSYSSPRYGSGFSSPKFTSTHQSTSDYRLIINNVEEGDSAVYYCQTWDDSADENVFGQGTKLIVTGSSLSPPVLTVFPPSSAELRSNKATLLCLSSQSVPFAEVTWLVGGSPVSSGISTSTAVHRPDQTYQISSYLDIQTSDWNVDKIYTCKVSHGSQTSEKNINKSVCTTEE from the exons atgcTGGGGACCCTCTGCACTCTCATCACCGCTCTAACAT GTGTGAGTGGTGTGACGGTGGTGACACAGAAGCCTCCTGTTGTGACcgtgaggaaaggagagagagtcACCATGGACTGTAACCTGGGGACTGTTACTGACAGTGCTGGTCGCTGGTATAAACAGATTCCAGGAGGAGTTCCTCAGTATGTACTGAGGTTTTATCATAGTTATAGTTCTCCAAGATATGGTTCTGGTTTCTCTTCTCCCAAATTCACATCCACTCATCAGTCGACATCAGATTATCGTTTGATCATAAACAACGTGGAGGAGGGAGACTCTGCTGTTTATTACTGTCAAACATGGGACGACTCTGCTGATGAAAACGTAT TCGGACAAGGGACCAAGCTGATTGTGACGG GCTccagcctctctcctcctgtcctgACTGTCTTCCCTCCGTCCAGTGCTGAGCTCCGCTCCAACAAAGccactctgctctgtctgtccaGTCAGTCTGTGCCTTTTGCAGAAGTGACCTGGTTGGTCGGTGGGAGTCCAGTGAGCAGTGGGATCTCTACCAGCACCGCCGTCCACCGACCGGACCAGACTTACCAAATAAGCAGCTATCTGGACATCCAGACGTCAGACTGGAACGTGGACAAGATTTACACATGTAAAGTGTCTCACGGCTCCCAGACGtcagagaaaaacatcaacaagtCCGTCTGTACCACTGAAGAATAA